A genome region from Streptomyces sp. S4.7 includes the following:
- a CDS encoding FHA domain-containing protein, with protein sequence MGHGVPELVLELNGRTWTLDQSRSYTLGRDPQGDLVIDDARVSWRHATISWGGRSWVIEDHGSTNGTYVQGQRIHQMEIGPGTAVHLGNATDGPRLSLSGAAAGAYNPQGAAPQQAQAPQAQAPQVQQPQPQGGPGWAPQQQPSQQQPQQPQHGYVPPQHGGPGGPAAGGPGGHGGPGSGGAAGAPPVYGDRSPTTFHQVALGRVMRIGRALENELVVSDLQVSRLHAEFTSTPDGRFQIRDLGSHNGTYVNGQPIPKSGTALIGPNDIVGVGHSTFRLVGDRLEEFVDTGEVSFSARHLTVTVDGGKQILKDVSFGVPEKSLIAVIGPSGSGKSTLLKALTGYRPANEGDVLYDNRNLYKQFAELRQRIGLVPQDDILHKELTVRKALKYAAKLRFPGDTAESEREARIDEVLRELKLDIHKEKRVTSLSGGQRKRVSVALELLTKPSLIFLDEPTSGLDPGMDRDVMQLLRGLADDGRTVLVVTHSVAELAICDKLLVMAPGGSVAYFGPPKEALNFFGYTTWADVFSAFENYRDYDWAGRWRGSQHYQMYAADIDAVAAQSVHMPSPQQMRPPKPQSWGSQLWTLIRRYSSVIASDRGFLGLMVILPAVLGVVSVVIPAEYGLGPPEAPDRFNGKAGTILLILAVGMCFSGAANSVRELIKERVIYERERATGLSRSAYLMSKVIVLGVITAFQGVIICGIGFAPRALPDEGLIMPPAVEMCIVIIALGFTSMMFGLVISSLVKTAEKTMPLLVMFAIVQVVFTGTLFQVYGSPGLEQFAWLMPSRWAIAGTGSTLDLAHLMPPWDPKSPNDLDPLWDHSVAQWGFNVTVLLLIGVVCGVVVARLLRRHEPEVMRK encoded by the coding sequence GTGGGGCATGGAGTGCCGGAACTCGTACTTGAACTGAACGGAAGGACCTGGACGCTCGATCAGTCCAGGTCGTACACCCTGGGACGTGATCCGCAGGGCGACCTGGTGATCGATGACGCCCGGGTCTCGTGGCGCCACGCCACCATCAGCTGGGGGGGCCGTAGTTGGGTAATTGAAGACCACGGCAGCACCAACGGCACTTATGTGCAGGGCCAGCGGATCCACCAGATGGAAATCGGCCCCGGTACCGCTGTGCATCTCGGTAATGCGACCGACGGACCGCGGCTGAGCCTGAGCGGCGCGGCGGCCGGTGCGTACAACCCGCAGGGCGCGGCGCCCCAGCAGGCCCAGGCGCCACAGGCCCAGGCACCGCAGGTGCAGCAGCCGCAGCCGCAGGGCGGCCCGGGCTGGGCGCCCCAGCAGCAGCCGTCCCAGCAGCAGCCCCAGCAGCCTCAGCACGGCTACGTACCGCCGCAGCACGGAGGGCCGGGGGGCCCCGCCGCCGGCGGTCCCGGTGGTCATGGCGGTCCCGGCTCGGGTGGCGCGGCGGGGGCGCCGCCGGTGTACGGGGACCGCAGCCCGACAACCTTCCACCAGGTGGCTCTCGGCCGGGTGATGCGCATCGGCCGTGCGCTGGAGAACGAACTGGTCGTCTCCGACCTCCAGGTCTCCCGTCTGCACGCCGAGTTCACCTCGACGCCCGACGGCCGTTTCCAGATCCGCGACCTCGGCTCCCACAACGGCACGTACGTCAACGGTCAGCCGATCCCCAAGTCCGGTACGGCGCTCATCGGCCCGAACGACATCGTGGGCGTCGGTCACTCGACGTTCCGCCTCGTCGGAGACCGGCTCGAAGAGTTCGTCGACACCGGTGAGGTCTCCTTCTCGGCCCGCCACCTCACGGTGACGGTCGACGGCGGCAAGCAGATCCTCAAGGACGTCTCCTTCGGCGTCCCCGAGAAGTCGCTCATCGCGGTCATCGGCCCCTCGGGCTCCGGCAAGTCCACGCTCCTCAAGGCGCTCACCGGCTACCGGCCGGCCAACGAGGGCGACGTCCTGTACGACAACAGGAATCTGTACAAGCAGTTCGCCGAGCTGCGCCAGCGCATCGGTCTGGTCCCGCAGGACGACATCCTGCACAAGGAGCTGACCGTACGGAAGGCGCTCAAGTACGCCGCCAAGCTCCGCTTCCCCGGTGACACCGCCGAGTCCGAGCGCGAGGCCCGTATCGACGAGGTGCTGCGCGAGCTGAAGCTCGACATCCACAAGGAGAAGCGGGTCACCTCGCTCTCCGGTGGCCAGCGCAAGCGTGTCTCGGTCGCCCTCGAACTGCTGACCAAGCCGTCGCTGATCTTCCTGGACGAGCCCACCTCGGGCCTCGACCCGGGCATGGACCGCGACGTCATGCAGCTGCTGCGCGGCCTCGCCGACGACGGCCGTACCGTCCTGGTCGTCACGCACTCGGTGGCCGAGCTGGCGATCTGCGACAAGCTGCTCGTCATGGCGCCGGGCGGCTCGGTCGCCTACTTCGGACCGCCGAAGGAGGCGCTCAACTTCTTCGGCTACACCACCTGGGCCGATGTCTTCTCGGCGTTCGAGAACTACCGCGACTACGACTGGGCGGGCCGCTGGCGCGGCTCGCAGCACTACCAGATGTACGCCGCCGACATCGACGCCGTCGCCGCGCAGTCGGTCCACATGCCGTCGCCGCAGCAGATGCGCCCGCCGAAGCCGCAGAGCTGGGGCTCCCAGCTCTGGACGCTGATCCGCCGCTACTCCTCGGTGATCGCCTCCGACCGGGGCTTCCTCGGTCTGATGGTGATATTGCCCGCCGTCCTCGGCGTGGTGAGCGTCGTGATCCCGGCGGAGTACGGACTGGGCCCGCCGGAGGCGCCGGACAGGTTCAACGGCAAGGCCGGGACGATCCTGCTGATCCTCGCGGTCGGCATGTGCTTCTCGGGTGCGGCCAACTCCGTAAGAGAGCTGATCAAGGAACGGGTGATCTACGAACGGGAACGGGCCACCGGCCTGTCCCGCTCCGCGTACCTGATGTCCAAGGTCATCGTGCTCGGTGTGATCACGGCCTTCCAGGGCGTCATCATCTGCGGCATCGGCTTCGCGCCCCGCGCGCTGCCCGACGAGGGCCTGATCATGCCGCCGGCCGTCGAGATGTGCATCGTCATCATCGCGCTCGGTTTCACGTCGATGATGTTCGGTCTGGTGATCTCCTCGCTGGTGAAGACCGCCGAGAAGACCATGCCGCTGCTGGTCATGTTCGCGATCGTCCAGGTCGTCTTCACCGGCACGCTCTTCCAGGTCTACGGTTCACCGGGCCTGGAGCAGTTCGCCTGGCTGATGCCCTCGCGCTGGGCGATCGCCGGTACCGGCTCGACCCTCGACCTGGCGCATCTGATGCCGCCGTGGGACCCCAAGAGCCCCAACGACCTGGACCCGCTCTGGGACCACTCGGTGGCGCAGTGGGGCTTCAACGTCACGGTGCTGCTGCTCATCGGAGTCGTGTGCGGGGTCGTGGTGGCGCGGTTGCTGCGCCGCCACGAGCCGGAGGTCATGCGCAAGTAA
- the serB gene encoding phosphoserine phosphatase SerB: MSASQPRQATDAAPTLLVKIFGKDRPGITAGLFDTLAAYSLDVIDIEQVVTRGRIVLCALVTSPGGDGAEGALRATVHSWAESLKLQAEIISGTGDNRPRGSGRSHVTVLGHPLSAESTAAIAARITSTGGNIDRVFRLAKYPVTAVEFAVSGAETEPLRTALATEAAEIGVDVAVVSAGLHHRAQRLIVMDVDSTLIQDEVIELFAAHAGCEEQVAEVTARAMAGELDFEQSLHARVALLAGLDSSVVDKVRTEVRLTPGARTLIRTLKRLGYQVGVVSGGFTQVTDALKEQLGLDFASANTLEIVDGKLTGRVVGEIVDRAGKARLLRRFAAEAGVPLSQTVAIGDGANDLDMLNAAGLGVAFNAKPVVRRAADTAVNVPFLDTVLYLLGITREEVEEVEGAEGPSV; encoded by the coding sequence ATGAGCGCATCGCAGCCCCGTCAGGCCACTGACGCCGCCCCCACACTTCTCGTCAAGATCTTCGGGAAAGACCGCCCCGGGATCACCGCCGGCCTCTTCGACACCCTCGCCGCCTATTCGCTCGACGTCATAGACATCGAGCAGGTCGTCACCCGTGGCCGTATCGTCCTGTGCGCGCTCGTCACCTCGCCGGGCGGCGACGGTGCCGAGGGCGCACTGCGCGCGACCGTCCACAGCTGGGCCGAGTCCCTGAAGCTCCAGGCCGAGATCATCTCCGGGACCGGCGACAACAGGCCGCGCGGCAGCGGCCGTTCCCATGTCACGGTGCTCGGGCATCCGCTGTCCGCCGAGTCGACGGCGGCCATCGCCGCCCGCATCACCTCGACCGGCGGGAACATCGACCGTGTCTTCCGGCTGGCGAAGTACCCGGTCACCGCGGTGGAGTTCGCGGTGTCGGGCGCGGAGACGGAACCGCTGCGCACGGCGCTGGCGACCGAGGCCGCCGAGATCGGGGTGGATGTCGCCGTCGTCTCGGCCGGGCTGCACCACCGGGCGCAGCGGCTGATCGTGATGGACGTCGACTCGACCCTCATCCAGGACGAGGTCATCGAACTGTTCGCCGCGCACGCGGGCTGCGAGGAGCAGGTCGCCGAGGTGACGGCCAGGGCCATGGCCGGCGAGCTGGACTTCGAGCAGTCGCTGCACGCGCGCGTGGCGCTGCTCGCCGGACTCGACTCGTCGGTGGTGGACAAGGTACGCACGGAGGTACGGCTCACGCCCGGCGCCCGCACCCTGATCCGTACGCTCAAGCGGCTCGGCTATCAAGTGGGCGTCGTGTCCGGCGGGTTCACCCAGGTGACCGACGCGCTGAAGGAACAGCTCGGGCTGGACTTCGCCTCGGCGAACACGCTGGAGATAGTGGACGGGAAGCTCACCGGTCGCGTCGTGGGCGAGATCGTCGACCGGGCGGGCAAGGCCAGGCTGCTGCGCCGGTTCGCCGCCGAGGCCGGGGTGCCGCTCTCCCAGACCGTCGCGATCGGCGACGGTGCGAACGATCTCGACATGCTGAACGCGGCCGGGCTGGGCGTCGCGTTCAACGCCAAGCCCGTGGTCCGCAGGGCGGCTGACACGGCGGTGAACGTGCCGTTCCTGGACACGGTGCTCTATCTGCTGGGCATCACGCGCGAAGAGGTCGAAGAGGTGGAGGGGGCCGAGGGCCCGTCCGTCTGA
- a CDS encoding histidine phosphatase family protein, protein MSVETPRRIVLLRHAKADWPDVADHERPLAERGRADAPVAGRRLAETGIAFDLALCSTAARTRETWKLAVHELPQRPRTVYEDRLYDATLGDLLALLTETSDEVNDLLLIGHNPGMHALADALSARAEGDALGRLTASAFPTSAFAVIGFTGSWKTVEPDVGTLLEYWAPHD, encoded by the coding sequence ATGAGCGTCGAAACACCCCGCAGGATTGTCCTACTCCGGCACGCGAAGGCCGACTGGCCCGACGTGGCCGACCACGAGAGGCCGCTCGCCGAGCGAGGCCGCGCGGACGCCCCGGTGGCCGGGCGCCGGCTCGCGGAGACCGGTATCGCGTTCGATCTGGCTCTCTGTTCGACGGCGGCCCGCACGCGCGAGACCTGGAAGCTGGCGGTGCACGAACTCCCGCAGCGCCCCAGGACCGTGTACGAGGACCGGTTGTACGACGCGACGCTCGGCGATCTCCTGGCGCTGCTCACCGAGACGTCGGACGAGGTGAACGACCTCCTGCTGATCGGCCACAACCCCGGTATGCACGCCCTCGCCGACGCCCTCTCGGCCCGTGCCGAGGGTGACGCGCTGGGCCGGCTGACCGCGAGCGCGTTCCCGACCTCGGCGTTCGCCGTCATCGGCTTCACCGGCTCGTGGAAGACCGTGGAGCCCGATGTGGGGACGCTGCTCGAATACTGGGCTCCGCACGACTGA
- a CDS encoding SGM_5486 family transporter-associated protein: MPVLDPNPQNGQKKLLLMFGTIIGIMVVIAVIASIASP, from the coding sequence ATGCCAGTCCTTGACCCGAATCCCCAGAACGGCCAGAAGAAACTGCTGCTGATGTTCGGCACGATCATCGGCATCATGGTCGTGATCGCCGTCATCGCCTCGATCGCCTCGCCCTAG
- a CDS encoding MFS transporter codes for MLDETTTPLSPREDIAPAPADSPAPSPSHGTTVWLTRLLVVGLVLAAVNLRPAITSLGALLEDVRAGLHMSGSVAGVLTSVPALCFAVFGVTAPRLARRFGPGAVVCAGMVAITAGLLIRPFTNGTAAFLAASALALMGIAVSNVLMPVIVKRYFPDRVGTMTGLYSMSLSAGTAVAAAATVPMTGALGGSWRLGLGLWAVVAAVAVLPWAALLVRDRRSAATATGGGEGERKRTSAPAHAPRIARSRTAWALGTFFGLQATGAYITMGWMPQIFRDAGVSAGTAGLLLAVTMVMGVPLAFVIPRLATRMKNQGPIVIALGACGLTGYAGLFLAPAAGAWVWALLLGISNCAFPLALTMIGMRARTGPGVVRLSAFAQSTGYLISIPGPLLVGVLYQHSGGWELPITLMAGLMVPQIVLGVVAGRDRTIEDEC; via the coding sequence ATGCTTGACGAGACCACGACCCCGCTCTCACCCCGGGAGGACATCGCGCCCGCGCCCGCCGATTCTCCCGCACCGTCCCCGTCTCACGGGACGACCGTGTGGCTGACCCGGCTGCTCGTCGTGGGACTCGTCCTCGCCGCCGTCAACCTCCGGCCCGCCATCACCAGCCTCGGGGCGCTGCTCGAAGACGTCCGCGCCGGGCTCCACATGAGCGGCAGCGTCGCCGGGGTGCTCACCTCCGTCCCGGCGCTCTGTTTCGCGGTCTTCGGTGTCACGGCCCCGCGCCTGGCCCGCCGCTTCGGGCCCGGCGCGGTCGTCTGCGCGGGCATGGTGGCGATCACGGCGGGTCTGCTGATCCGCCCCTTCACCAACGGCACGGCCGCCTTCCTCGCGGCGAGCGCGCTCGCGCTGATGGGCATAGCCGTCAGCAATGTGCTGATGCCGGTGATCGTGAAGCGGTACTTCCCCGACCGGGTCGGCACCATGACCGGCCTCTACTCCATGTCGCTGTCCGCCGGCACGGCCGTGGCCGCCGCCGCGACCGTCCCCATGACCGGGGCGCTGGGCGGCAGTTGGCGCCTCGGGCTCGGTCTGTGGGCCGTGGTCGCGGCCGTCGCCGTACTGCCCTGGGCCGCGCTGCTCGTACGCGACCGCAGGAGCGCCGCGACGGCGACCGGCGGCGGCGAGGGGGAGCGGAAGCGGACGTCGGCCCCGGCTCATGCTCCGAGGATCGCCCGCAGCCGCACCGCCTGGGCGCTCGGCACCTTCTTCGGGCTCCAGGCCACGGGCGCGTACATCACCATGGGGTGGATGCCGCAGATCTTCCGCGACGCGGGGGTGTCGGCGGGTACGGCGGGGCTGCTGCTCGCCGTCACGATGGTGATGGGGGTCCCGCTGGCCTTCGTGATCCCCCGGCTGGCCACCCGGATGAAGAACCAGGGCCCGATCGTCATCGCCCTCGGTGCCTGCGGTCTGACCGGATACGCGGGCCTCTTCCTCGCGCCCGCCGCCGGGGCCTGGGTCTGGGCGCTGCTGCTGGGCATCTCGAACTGCGCCTTTCCGCTCGCGCTCACGATGATCGGGATGCGAGCGAGGACCGGCCCGGGGGTCGTACGGCTGTCCGCGTTCGCCCAGAGCACCGGCTATCTGATCTCCATCCCCGGGCCGCTGCTGGTGGGCGTGCTCTACCAGCACAGCGGCGGCTGGGAGCTGCCGATCACGCTGATGGCCGGGCTGATGGTGCCGCAGATCGTGCTGGGTGTGGTGGCGGGCCGGGACCGGACGATCGAGGACGAGTGCTGA
- a CDS encoding FCD domain-containing protein, with amino-acid sequence MALTSPRRSALSDQVITELRNQITSGEWPVGSRIPTEPELVEQLGVARNTVREAVRALAHNGLLDIRQGSGTYVVATSELAGVMHRRFADADARHIAEVRSTLEAAAARLAAERRTEREMRQLETLLARREEAWAGGDAELFVAADATLHLAVVSASHNEVLTALYADLSELMRDGLRADVGRELRPAFHLDHARLVAAIRAGDTETAGAEAASHAFTCLRESV; translated from the coding sequence ATGGCCCTGACCTCCCCCCGGCGATCCGCGCTCTCCGATCAGGTGATCACCGAGCTGCGGAACCAGATCACGTCGGGCGAGTGGCCGGTGGGCTCGCGCATCCCGACCGAGCCCGAGCTGGTCGAGCAGCTGGGGGTGGCCCGTAACACCGTCCGCGAGGCCGTCCGCGCGCTGGCGCACAACGGGCTCCTGGACATCCGGCAGGGCTCGGGCACCTATGTCGTCGCCACCAGCGAGCTGGCGGGTGTGATGCACCGCCGGTTCGCCGACGCCGACGCCCGGCACATCGCGGAGGTGCGCTCCACCCTTGAGGCCGCCGCCGCGCGGCTGGCGGCCGAGCGGCGTACGGAGCGGGAGATGCGGCAGCTGGAGACACTGCTGGCGCGCCGCGAGGAGGCGTGGGCCGGCGGGGACGCCGAGCTATTCGTGGCCGCCGACGCGACCCTGCACCTCGCGGTGGTCTCGGCCTCGCACAACGAGGTACTCACCGCGCTCTACGCGGACCTGAGCGAGCTGATGCGCGACGGGCTGCGTGCCGATGTGGGACGTGAGCTGCGGCCGGCGTTCCATCTGGACCACGCTCGGCTGGTGGCGGCGATCAGGGCCGGGGACACGGAGACGGCGGGCGCGGAGGCGGCGAGCCACGCGTTCACGTGCCTGCGCGAATCGGTCTGA
- the fabI gene encoding enoyl-ACP reductase FabI, whose product MSGILAGKRILITGVLTDSSIAFHAAKIAQEEGADVILTGFGRLSLVERIAKRLPKPAPVIEVDVTNQEHLDSLADRIREHQGEGASLDGVVHSIAFGPQGVFNFLEAQWEDVSTAVHVSAYSLKSLTTACLPLMERGGSVVGLTFDAQFAWPKYDWMGVAKAALESTNRYLARDLGARNIRCNLISAGPIKSMAAKSIPGFEDLAEVWSHRAPIGWDLADPEPTGRGVVGLLSDFFPKTTGEIVHVDGGVHMMGA is encoded by the coding sequence ATGAGTGGAATCCTCGCCGGCAAGCGCATCCTCATCACCGGTGTCCTCACCGACTCCTCCATCGCCTTCCACGCCGCCAAGATCGCGCAGGAAGAGGGCGCGGACGTCATCCTGACCGGCTTCGGGCGCCTCTCGCTCGTCGAGCGCATCGCCAAGCGGCTGCCCAAGCCCGCCCCCGTCATCGAGGTGGACGTCACCAACCAGGAGCACCTGGACTCCCTCGCCGACCGGATCCGTGAGCACCAGGGCGAGGGCGCGAGCCTCGACGGTGTCGTGCACTCGATCGCCTTCGGCCCGCAGGGCGTCTTCAACTTCCTGGAGGCGCAGTGGGAGGACGTCAGCACGGCGGTGCACGTCTCGGCGTACTCGCTCAAGTCGCTGACCACGGCATGTCTGCCGCTGATGGAGCGGGGCGGCTCGGTCGTCGGACTCACCTTCGACGCGCAGTTCGCCTGGCCCAAGTACGACTGGATGGGCGTCGCCAAGGCGGCGCTCGAATCCACCAACCGCTACCTGGCCCGTGACCTGGGTGCCCGGAACATCCGCTGCAACCTCATCTCGGCCGGCCCCATCAAGTCGATGGCCGCCAAGTCCATTCCGGGCTTCGAGGACCTGGCCGAGGTGTGGAGCCACCGCGCGCCGATCGGCTGGGACCTGGCCGACCCGGAGCCGACGGGCCGTGGCGTCGTCGGGCTGCTGTCGGACTTCTTCCCCAAGACGACGGGCGAGATCGTCCACGTCGACGGCGGTGTCCACATGATGGGCGCCTGA
- the fabG gene encoding 3-oxoacyl-[acyl-carrier-protein] reductase, whose protein sequence is MSRSVLVTGGNRGIGLAIALAFVGNGDKVAITYRSGEPPEALTEAGALAVRCDITDAEQVEQAYKEIEETHGPVEVLVANAGITKDQLLMRMSEDDFTSVLDTNLTGTFRVVKRANRGMLRAKRGRVVLISSVVGLLGSAGQANYAASKAGLVGFARSLARELGSRDITFNVVAPGFVDTDMTKVLTDEQRAKIVANVPLGRYALPEEIAAAVRFLASDDAAYITGAVIPVDGGLGMGH, encoded by the coding sequence TTGAGCCGCTCGGTTCTCGTCACCGGAGGAAACCGGGGCATCGGCCTCGCCATTGCCCTGGCCTTCGTCGGCAACGGCGACAAGGTCGCCATCACCTACCGCTCGGGCGAACCGCCCGAGGCCCTGACAGAGGCGGGTGCCCTCGCCGTCCGGTGCGACATCACCGACGCCGAGCAGGTGGAGCAGGCCTACAAGGAGATCGAGGAGACGCACGGCCCCGTGGAGGTGCTGGTCGCCAACGCCGGTATCACCAAGGACCAGTTGCTGATGCGGATGTCCGAGGACGACTTCACCTCCGTCCTCGACACCAACCTCACCGGCACCTTCCGCGTCGTCAAGCGCGCCAACCGCGGCATGCTGCGAGCCAAGCGCGGACGCGTCGTGCTCATCTCCTCCGTGGTCGGGCTGCTCGGCTCGGCCGGCCAGGCGAACTACGCGGCCTCCAAGGCGGGGCTCGTCGGCTTCGCCCGCTCGCTCGCCCGCGAACTCGGCTCGCGCGACATCACGTTCAACGTCGTCGCGCCCGGTTTCGTCGACACCGACATGACCAAGGTGCTCACCGACGAGCAGCGCGCGAAGATCGTCGCCAATGTCCCCCTCGGCCGTTACGCGCTGCCCGAGGAGATCGCGGCCGCGGTGCGCTTCCTCGCGTCGGACGACGCCGCGTACATCACTGGAGCCGTCATTCCCGTTGACGGCGGATTGGGCATGGGTCACTGA
- a CDS encoding TldD/PmbA family protein, which translates to MPHEVDQSFLALPLRALADAALARARALGADHADFRFERVRSAAWRLRDAKPAGSSDSTDLGYAVRVVHGGAWGFASGVDLTMDAAARVAGQAVAMAKLSAKVIAAAGSDERVELADEPVHAEKTWVSAYDIDPFEVPDEDKTGLLAEWSARLLRGEGVAHVDASLLTVHENKFYADTAGTVTTQQRVRLHPQLSAVAVDGKSGEFDSMRTIAPPAGRGWEYLTGTGWDWDWELEQIPALLAEKMRAPSVEAGTYDLVVDPSNLWLTIHESIGHATELDRALGYEAAYAGTSFATFDQLGKLAYGSSIMNVTGDRTAEHGLATIGYDDEGVEAQSWDLVKDGTLVGYQLDRRIAKLTGFDRSNGCAFGDSPGHVPVQRMANVSLRPDPGGLGTEDLIGGVERGIYVVGDRSWSIDMQRYNFQFTGQRFFRIENGKLAGQLRDVAYQATTTDFWGSMEAVGGPQTYVLGGAFNCGKAQPGQVAAVSHGCPSALFRQVNILNTTQEAGR; encoded by the coding sequence GTGCCCCATGAGGTAGATCAGTCGTTTCTGGCACTGCCGCTGAGGGCGCTCGCCGACGCGGCGCTCGCCAGGGCGCGTGCTCTCGGTGCCGACCATGCCGACTTCCGGTTCGAGCGGGTGCGGAGCGCGGCCTGGCGGCTGCGGGACGCCAAGCCCGCCGGGTCCTCGGACTCCACCGACCTCGGGTACGCGGTCCGCGTCGTGCACGGCGGCGCGTGGGGGTTCGCCTCCGGGGTCGATCTGACCATGGACGCGGCGGCGCGGGTCGCCGGACAGGCCGTGGCGATGGCCAAGTTGTCGGCGAAGGTGATCGCGGCGGCGGGCTCGGACGAGCGGGTGGAGCTGGCCGACGAACCGGTGCACGCGGAGAAGACCTGGGTGTCGGCGTACGACATCGACCCGTTCGAGGTGCCGGACGAGGACAAGACCGGTCTCCTGGCGGAGTGGAGCGCGCGGCTGCTGCGCGGGGAGGGCGTCGCGCATGTGGACGCCTCGTTGCTGACCGTCCACGAGAACAAGTTCTACGCGGACACGGCGGGCACCGTCACCACACAGCAGCGCGTCAGGCTGCACCCGCAGCTCTCGGCGGTCGCCGTGGACGGCAAGAGCGGCGAGTTCGACTCGATGCGCACGATCGCGCCGCCGGCCGGCCGGGGCTGGGAGTACCTGACGGGCACCGGCTGGGACTGGGACTGGGAGCTGGAGCAGATCCCGGCGCTGCTCGCGGAGAAGATGCGCGCGCCGAGCGTCGAGGCGGGGACGTACGACCTGGTCGTCGACCCGTCGAACCTCTGGCTGACGATCCACGAGTCGATCGGGCACGCGACGGAGCTGGACCGGGCGCTCGGTTACGAGGCGGCGTACGCGGGCACGTCCTTCGCGACCTTCGACCAGTTGGGCAAGCTGGCGTACGGCTCGTCGATCATGAATGTGACGGGTGACCGGACGGCGGAGCACGGGCTGGCGACGATCGGATACGACGACGAGGGCGTCGAGGCCCAGTCGTGGGATCTCGTCAAGGACGGCACGCTCGTGGGCTACCAGTTGGACCGGCGGATCGCGAAGCTGACGGGCTTCGACCGCTCCAACGGGTGCGCGTTCGGCGACTCGCCGGGCCATGTGCCGGTGCAGCGCATGGCGAACGTGTCGTTGCGACCTGATCCGGGCGGGCTCGGCACGGAGGACCTGATCGGCGGTGTGGAGCGCGGGATCTATGTGGTCGGCGACCGTTCGTGGTCGATCGACATGCAGCGGTACAACTTCCAGTTCACCGGGCAGCGGTTCTTCCGGATCGAGAACGGCAAGCTGGCCGGGCAGTTGCGGGACGTCGCCTACCAGGCGACGACGACGGACTTCTGGGGCTCGATGGAGGCGGTCGGCGGACCGCAGACGTATGTGCTCGGCGGCGCCTTCAACTGCGGCAAGGCCCAGCCGGGCCAGGTGGCGGCGGTCTCGCACGGCTGCCCGTCGGCCCTGTTCCGCCAGGTGAACATCCTCAACACGACGCAAGAGGCCGGACGATGA